Sequence from the Aerococcus tenax genome:
TATGAAGTCCATCAGTCCTCTTGGCAACGTCATGCGGATGGTAGGGCTTATAGTTTCGATGATTTACGCAAGGAGTTAATTCCCTACGTTAAGGAAATGGGCTATACCCATATTGAATTTATGCCGCTGACCGAACATCCACTTGAAGCCTCATGGGGCTACCAAGTCAGTGGTTATTACTCCATTGCTGGCCGTTATGGACATGACTTTGATCCACTAAAACGTTTTGTGGATGCAGCTCATCAAGCAGGAATTGGAGTCATCATGGATTGGGTACCTGGTCATTTTGTGATTAATGATGATGCCATGGCTAACTTTGATGGTGGGCCGACTTTTGAATATAGTGATCCCAGGCGAGCTAAGAACATTCGTTGGGGAACCCTGAATTTTGACTTAGGAAAAAATCAAGTCCAAAGTTTTCTCATATCCAATGCTATCTATTGGCTAGAAGAGTTTCATTTTGATGGCTTACGGGTGGACGCGGTTTCTAACATGCTTTATCTTGACTACGATGAAGGGGACTGGACACCTAATATTTATGGTAATAATGTCAATTTAGAAGGAGTCGATTTTATACGCCGCTTGAATAAAGAAATTTTCCTGCGTGACCCCTCATATTTAATGATTGCTGAGGAAAGTACTGCTTGGCCAGGAGTCACCCAGTCGATTGACCAAGGTGGTCTTGGCTTTAATTTCAAGTGGAACATGGGCTGGATGAATGATACGCTCAAATTCTTTAAGCTTGACCCACTCTCGCGCTCCTACAATTATCGGTTAATTACCTTCACCTTCATGTATATGTTTGATGAAAACTTTATTCTGCCTTTTTCCCATGATGAGGTCGTCCATGGAAAAGAATCCTTACTAGGGAAGATGCCAGGGGATAACCGTTACCGTCAATTTGCTAATTTGCGGTTAATGGAAGGTTATCGGATGGTATATCCCGGGAAGAAATTAAGTTTTATGGGCAATGAAATTGGTCAATTTTTAGAATGGCGTTTCTATGAAGGCTTAGAATGGGAGACCTTGTCCAGGGAATATAATTTGGAGTTTCAAGATTACATTTCCACATTAAATCAGTTATACTTAAGTGAGAAAGCGCTTCATCACTATGATTTATCAGCTAAAGGCATCATTTTTCTTGAGGCAGATAATCCTGATGAAAGCATTGTGGCTTTCATCCGCAAAGGGGAAGAATTAAGTGATTGTGTCATCTGTATATTTAATTTTACCCCAGTTGAACGCCACAATTATCGACTGGGTGTGCCTTTGCCAGGCAGTTACCGAATATTATTAAATAGTGAAATGAAAGAATTTGGCGGTAACTGGCTTTACCAGAAAGAGATCTTCCAGACCGAAGACAAAGCACACCAAAAACAAGACTATTCAATTGAACTTGTTCTGCCGAGTCTATCACTTTTACTACTAGTACCAGACACCATTGATGAAGAAGCTTTGGCCAAATTGCAAGCGAAAGCAGCCAAAGGCAATAGTCAGCAAACAAGTAATCAATTAAGTAAATTCAATTCCTAGGCCGTATAGTGCTGTAGAAGGCTGGGAAATAATTTTTATTTCAGAGAGGAGGGACGAGAGTAATCTCGTAATTTATGAAAAGTGAAATGTTAGCTATGATTTTAGCTGGTGGTAAAGGGACTCGTTTAGGGAAACTCACCCAAGATATCGCTAAACCCGCTGTCCCTTTTGGGGGAAAATACCGTATCATTGATTTTCCCTTAAGTAATTGTGCAAATTCAGGTATTACGACAGTAGGAGTGATGACTCAGTATGAACCGCTCGTTTTAAATGACCATATTGGTAATGGAGCGCCTTGGGGGTTGGACGTTAGTGATGGCGGGGCAGCCGTTTTACAACCTTACTCAAGTAGTGAAGGGGAAAAATGGTTTAAGGGAACAGCCAATGCGATTTATCAAAATGTAGCCTTCGTCGATTCACACCAACCTAAATATGTCCTCATCCTGTCTGGTGACCATATTTATAAAATGAATTATGAAGCCATGCTTCAAGAACACATAAAGAACGAAGCTGATTGTACGGTAGGAGTCATCCCCGTTCCAATGGAAGAAGCTTCCCGTTTTGGCATTATGAATACGGATGAGGCCGGCCGCATTGTTGAATTTGAAGAGAAACCGGCTGAGCCTAAGAGCAATTTAGCTTCCATGGGGATTTATATTTTTAATTGGGACTTATTACGCCAATATTTGGTAAATGACCCTGAGAAAATGGAAGACTTTAGCCATGATGTTATTCCTGCTTATCTTGAAAACCAAGAAAGACTTTACGCCTATTCTTTCCATGGTTACTGGAAGGATGTTGGAACCATCGACAGTCTCTGGGAAGCTAATATGGAATTCTTAGAGCCTAACCATCCGCTGAATATTCGAGAAGATACCTGGCCAATCTTTTCAAAAGTTGCGGTTGCCCCTCCACAATTCATGTCAGAAGAAAGTCATGTCGAAGATTCAATGATTTGTGATGGAACAATTAATCGTGGAAGCATTAAAAATTCAGTCATTTCGCAAAATGTCACGATTGGCAAGGGAAGTCTGATTGAAAATAGTGTGATTATGTCAGGAGCAAAAATTGGCCAGAATGTAGAAATTAAGTATGCGATTCTGGGTGAAAATGCTGAAGTGATGGATAATACACGTTTTGTTGGTGAAGTACATGATATTCAGGTGGCTGGATATGAAGAAATAATAGGGGGTAGTGAGCATGGTTCAAAATAAAGTTTGTGCAATATTAAACTTAACTGAAAATGATAACGATCTTTACCCATTGACTAAGCAACGTCCTATTGCCATGTTACCTTTTGCTTGCCGTTACCGCTTATTAGATTTTGCTCTATCTAGTATCACTTACGCTAATATGCGTTCGGCAGCCCTCTTTATCGGCCGGTCAGGTCGCTCAGTCTATGACCATATCCGTAGCGGAAAACCTTGGGACTTGGACACTTATCGGGGTGGCATATTTACTTTCTCACAAATGGAGCATAAACAAGCGCTTTATGAAGCAGCTAGTCGCCGTGGTGATTTTTATGATGATCATGAGACTTTTATTAATCGCTCGCACGCGGATTATGTTTATGTTGCCGGTTCACGTGTTTTAGCTAATGTGGTTATTAGCGACTTAGTTGAAGCCTTAGAAGATTCTGACGCTGATATTGCCCGCCTATATACCCGTGTCCCTCGCCAAATGATAGAATACCATCCCAATGAGCGGTTGGTTAGCTTGGATGAAGCAGGCTATATTAATGAATTACAAGTTGAGGGGGTTACCCCAATTGAAAGTGATACCGTCCTATATGATATGAACATGTCCATCGTACCAACTAAAATCATGTTAGAAATTATCGAAAAGGCAGAAAGCCAAGACATCAATCAAAACCTTGATGACATTTTGATCCAATTTCTTTCAGATTATAAGACGGTTGGGGTTGAACATCATGGCTATATTGCTAATATCGATTCGATCAATGCTTACTACCAAGCAAGTATGGATATGTTAGAGGCAGAAGCTTATACCGAACTCTTTCAAAATAAACAGAGTATCTATACCAAGGGACACAATGGGGTTCCAACATTTTACGCTAAAGGAGCTGACGTTAAGCATTCCCAATTAGCAACGGGCTGTGAAATTTTTGGGACGGTATTCCATTCCCAACTATTTCGTAAGGTCGTGGTGGAGGCTGAAGCTGAAGTTAGTCACTCTATTATCCTGCAAGGCTGTAAAATTGGTAAAGGAGCTAAGGTTTCCTATGCCATTTTAGATAAGAATGTGACCGTTGAACCAGGAGCAGTTATTGAAGGAAAACCTGACGATTTAATTGTTATTGGTAAGCATGAAGTTATCAAGAGATCTGACTTCTAAGCTTTTTTGTCAGGTGATTGGAAGACTTAGAAAAGAGGACATGATGAAGGTTTTATTTGTTTCTGCAGAAGCAGCTCCTTTTTTTAAATCAGGGGGGTTGGGCGATGTTTCCTATGCCCTACCTAAGGAATTACAGCGCCAGGGGGTAGATATTCGTGTCGCCCTCCCTTATTACACGCTCATGCCAGAAAAATATAAAGAAGATGTCACCGATTTAATGCACTTTACTGTCGACATGGGTAAGAAGAGAGCCTATGTTGGTATTAAATATTTACAATTAGAAGGGCTAAGCTATTATTTTGTCGATAATTTAGATTATTTTGATCGCGATTCCCTCTATGGTTATGGTGACGATGAAGAACGTTTTGCCTTTTTCTCCCTAGCAGTTATTGAAATGATGGAGAAAATTGATTTCATCCCTAACGTCATTCATGTCAATGACTGGCAAAGCGCCATGATTCCAGCCCTCTTAGTTGATCGCTATCATTGGGTAGAAGCCTATAAGAATATTCGCAAGGTATTAACCATTCATAACTTGCGCTTTCAAGGCTGGACGGACCGAGAAAATTTAAAAAATTATTTCAATACCACTGATAGCCTCTTTCATGATAAGGGTGTGAGACAAAATAACCGGGTCAATTATCTAAAGGGAGGGATCAACTTTAGTGATATTGTCACTACTGTGAGCCCTAGCTATGCCCGGGAGATCCAAACGCCTGAATTTGGGGAAGCTTTAGATGGCACGCTTCGAGCTAATGCTTTTAAAATTCGCGGGATAATTAATGGCATTGATTATGATTTGAATAATCCGCAAACAGACCCTGCCTTAGTCAAAAACTATAGCATGGATACAGTGCGTGATGGGAAGGCAGCCAATAAGGCCTTCTTACAAGAACGGGTTGGGTTAGAGGTTAATGCTGACCGGCCCCTTCTGGCCGTGGTGAGCCGTTTAACTGATCAAAAGGGCATGCAATTACTAGAAGCTAAGGCTGAAGAACTGTTGCATACCACTTCAGCCCAATTCCTCATTTTAGGGACAGGTGACCAGCGCTTCGAGCATTCTTTCCGTTACTTTGAAGACCAATATAAGGGCCGCTTTTGTGCCTATATTGACTTTGATACTCAATTAGCTCAGCAAATTTACGCCGGGAGCGACCTCTTCCTGATGCCGAGTGCCTTTGAACCTTGTGGGCTTTCGCAAATGATTTCAATGCGTTATGGCACTTTACCCCTGGTTCATGAAACTGGTGGCTTAAAGGATACGGTTATCCCTTATAATCAGTTTACTGGGGAAGGCAATGGTTTTAGTTTTAAACGTTTTGATGCCGGGGATTTTTCCAACATGGTCCACTATGCGCTTGGCGTTTACTACAACCAAGAAGAAGCCTGGCATTATCTGATTCAACATGCCATGACTCGTGATTTCCGCTGGAAAAAACCAGCTAAGGATTATTTAACGATTTATCAGCAACTCCTTAATGAATAATGAGAAAAGCAATACAGAACAAAAGGCCAAATTCAAGATGATCACTCGAATTGGCCTTTTTCTTATCTATGATTAAGGAGTTCTTGCCAGCTATCAAAATCGCTATGTTGACGGACGAATTGGTTCATCAAATAGGAATCTCCCTCGTTTAACTGATCAGCGGCTTGTAGAGGAAGTGGTGCCTGCAATGAAAACTCTTCAAAGCTATCAAAAGAGGTATACTTTCTAATAAAGTCTTGGCTTAAATAAATACTTGCTTTCTCCTCAGCTTGGTCTTCGGTTTGGTCTTCCTGACGAGGATTAGCTGGTTGGATTAAACGGTCAAATAAGTCGTCGATACTTTCCATTTCTTCTTTTTTAAAGCGAAATCCCATTGTGTATCTTGCCTCCTTAGGAATAAAGTAATTTTTAGATCATTATCATTATACGCAAAGTTTGCTAAGATAAATAGAGAAATTACGATGAAAGGTTGACAATGCAAATGACTAAACTCTTATTTTATGGTCACTCAGTTTTAGCAAAATTTCCCTTCGCTCAGATTGGAGATATAAAAATTGATAACCGGGCCGTGAGCGGCAGCATTGCCGAAGAAGGTTACGATAAGCTAATCAAAAATAATGATTTAAGTGAAGATTATGATACCATTTTATTAATGTACGGGATTAATGAATTATGGCAGGGCTTAGGTATCGAGAATCCGACCTACTGGATTGAAAAGAATGTCGAATTTTTTAGCCAGCATTATCCTAAGTCTCAGCTGATTTTATCCCTAGTGATGCGAAATCTAAGTGAAGATCCCTCGGTGTCCAATGTGCTCATTGATCGTTTAAATGATAAGTTAAGACAATTTGATAATAAATATTCATTAACTTATTGGGATTGGCAAGGATTTTACGACGCAAATAATTATTGCCGACCTGAGCTAACCATCGAGGGGGTCCACCTGACTCAAGCTGGCTACCAGTTGTTGGCAGAAGGCATCGAGAAAACCATAAGAAGAGGAGTTAAGTAATGACCAAAACACTCTCCAAACGACTGAAAGGAATAGCAAATTACGTTGAAAAGGGAAGTTATATAGCAGATATTGGTTCAGACCACGCTCATATTCCGATTTATTTATTAGACCAAGGACTGATTAAGGGGGCTATTTGTAGTGAAGTCGCTCAAGGACCTTATGAGCGGATGTGTCAAGCCGTACTTGATAATCACTATGGCGACTTAGTATCTTGCCGCTTGGGAAATGGTTTAGCCACCTTAACAAAAGAAGACCCAGTCGATACGGTTATAATTGCAGGTATGGGGGGAAAGCTCATTCATGAAATTTTGCTCGCTGGTGAGGATATTTTGTCGCAATTAGACTATCCCAAGTTAATTTTACAGGCAAATATTGATGAATACCTCTTGCGCCAATGGTTATTGGATAAAGGCTACCAAATTGTAGGGGAAGAGATTTTAGAAGACGCAGGAAAAATTTATGAAATTATTGCTGCCGAATATGTCGGAAAGGCCCCTGCTCTCAGTGACAGCCAACTTTATCTAGGACTTTATACCAAGAATAGTAATCCAGCTATTTTTAGGAAAAAGTGGACCCGGCGCCAACACAAGATAGAGAGCATTCTCCAACAAATGAATGGGGAAGCGCTTAGCCAACGACGTCAGCAATTTAGTCAACTGTTAGCAATGATCAAACAAGCCTTGGAGGGTGATAGTGATGACCAATAAAGTAACCGTCAGCGACCTTGTCCAGTATTTTGAAAACCGTTTTCCTACTGCCTATGCGCTTGAAGGCGATCCTATTGGCTTACATTTTGGTTCTTTAGATCAAGAGGTCAAGCGGGTTTTAGTGACTTTAGATGTCCGTCCGGAAGTGGTTGAGGAGGCCATAGCGAAACAAGTTGACTTTATTTTTTCCCACCATCCGGTAATATTTAGACCAGCAAAGCGCCTCAGCGAGGATGATCCCCAACAAGCCATGTATGCCAAGCTGATTAGGCACCAAATTGCCGTCTACAGTGCTCATACTAATCTTGATAGTAGTCAGCCTGGAATGAATGATTGGTTGGCTGAACGTTATGGGATAGAAAATGCCGAGGTTTTTGCCGCTCATTACCATGAAAAAAATTACCGCCTGGTCACTTTTTTACCCAAGGAGAGTTTGCCTGCCTTCAAAGAGGCGCTTAGTGCCTATCCTCTTTCTGTTATTGGAAATTACCAGCATTGTTTCTTTCAATGGACTGGTCAAGGAAGTTTTATTCCTGTAGATGGAGCTCAACCAAAAATTGGTGAAGTAGATCAAGAAACTGAGCTTGAGGAAATTGCCCTGTCCCTAACTGTCAAGGAAGGGGAAAAAGAGAAAGTTTGTGACTTGGTAAAAAAATACCATCCTTATGAAGAAGCGGTCGTTGAAATCTATGAGAAGAATAATGATTATCAAAGTATTGGTATGGGTAGAATTGGGGAATTAAAAGAGAAAATTTCCTTTAAAGATTATGTGGAAAAAATTAAGGATCTTTCTCACTTAGAAGGCATTCGCTTTGTGACTAGGGATGACAAGGCCCTCGTTCACCGGGTAGCCGTATTAGGTGGGGCAGGTTCATCCTATTATCAAGCAGCCAAGGTTGCTGGGGCTGATGTTTTTATTACGGCTGATGCGGATTACCATACTGCCCATGATATCTATGAAAGTGGCCTGAGTCTAATTGACCCCGGTCACCATATGGAAGCTATTTGTATTCCCTATGTCCTAGACGAGTTGACCCAGTGGAGCCAAACCAATCATTTTGGCCTGACTGTCTTTCCTTCTGAGGTCAACACTGATCCTTTTCATTTCTTGTAGGAGTCTATTAAAGGAAGGTTAGCATGCGTTTACAAATCACACGTATTTTAGAAACTAAGGATAATCGTGAGGGCACATTGAGAGATATGGCAAGCTTCTTAGCGGCTGATCAAAATCACCGGGTCTTTTATTTAGTTCCCGAACATATGAAGTTTGATATGGAGAAAATTATTCTTGATAATATCCAAACTTATAAAAGTAAGCCTGCTAGTGATAACGGGGTTGCTATGATGCGCTTACAGGTCTTTTCTTTTAAACGACTGGCCTGGTATTTTTTAGAACAAAACCAAGAGCCCATTCAATCAGGATTAGATGATATTGGCCTAATGATGCTGATCAAGCAAATCTTAAATGACTTGCAGGAAGATTTACTTATCTTTCGCCGCGAAAGTGGCTATATTGGGTTTCAAGAACAATTAACCCAATTGTTTAAGGAATTTGACCAGGGGAATATCAGTAGTCATCGTTTAATTGAAATCTACCGTACAGTAGAGGCAGAGGCGGATGGCCAAGATCCCCTATTAGACAACCAATTAGACAAATTAAGAGAACTTATTCTTATCTACCAAAGCTTTGAAAGCAAGTTATCCGATCAAATTCTTACTGAACAGGCTCTTTACAAACAATTAAAGCATTACCTGACGACGACCGATTTATCACAGGTCAGAGTGGTTGTTGATGGCTTCTATCGCTTTACTGCTAATGAATTTGATATCCTTGGCGACTTATTGGCAGCTTGCGACCAGGTAGAAGTGATATTAACCCTTGATAGTCAGAAGACGCTGAAGAGTGAGTTTCAAGGGCAAGATTTATTTAGTTTGAGTCGGCAAAGCTATAATAAGTTAGTCCAATTAGCCAAAGCTATCGATTGTCCCCTGATGCTTGATCGTGTGGGTAAGATTAATGAACAGTTTGATCCAGGCTTTTACTTACTTGACCAGACCTTAGTCAAGGACTGGTCGAATGACAAGGCAGCCTACGCTACTATTTCCAAAGAAGAGCAAGATCAAGTTAAAAATCTGATCCAAGTGTGGTCCTGTCAAACCCCCTATATTGAAGCAGAACAGGTGGCTAACCAAATTTATCATTTAGTCAGTTGTCAAGCTTATCGTTATCAGGATATTCAAATTTTGACTAGGGACTTTGACCAGGTAAGAGAACAGCTTTTGCCTTATTTAAAGATGAATAATATTCCCTATTTCCTTGACGATAGTGAATCCATGGCAGACCATCCCTTATTCTTATTCATCGATGCGCTTATTCGTATTTACCGCTATGATTGGCGTTATGAGGATATCTTTAATCTGTTACGGACGGAATTGTTATTGCCCTTGCATGATTCTGATGACCCTTGGTCTGAAGTTGAAAGTTTCCGTCGAGAAGTCGATCTCACAGAAAACGTGGTGCTACAAAATGGCTATGAGGGTAAACAATGGTGGCAAAAGGGGGTCACTTGGTCATATTTAAGGGTGGATGATTACGGGCAAGTGGTTGCTAGTGAATCAGATCAAGAAACTCAGGAAATTGCTAATCAAGTCAAAGCTTTTCTAGCAGAAGCCTTAGATGGCCTTTTTACAGCTTTTGACCAAGCAAGTAATAACCATGACGCTTTGCTGGCTCTCTATCAATTTTTAGTCCACTATCAGATTCCTGAACAATTAATGCTTTGGGCCCAAAATAATGCCCTAAATAACCGTTTAGATGAGGGACGACACCACGAACAAGCTTGGCAAGCCTTTATCAAAGTGCTTGATCAATATGACCGCTTATTTAAAGACCAAAGCTTTA
This genomic interval carries:
- the glgB gene encoding 1,4-alpha-glucan branching protein GlgB, with the translated sequence MSNQELSIKNIEDNMYFFNKGKHYHAYRFLGAHKMASSPQDGYRFTTWAPQAKSVAIEGDFNQWQPQALERVGETGAWTTVIKEAAEWDLYKFVIEGRDGLVKEKQDPFAFASEVPPKTASVIQDPTNYSWNDEKWLQTRRQKNLYQSPINIYEVHQSSWQRHADGRAYSFDDLRKELIPYVKEMGYTHIEFMPLTEHPLEASWGYQVSGYYSIAGRYGHDFDPLKRFVDAAHQAGIGVIMDWVPGHFVINDDAMANFDGGPTFEYSDPRRAKNIRWGTLNFDLGKNQVQSFLISNAIYWLEEFHFDGLRVDAVSNMLYLDYDEGDWTPNIYGNNVNLEGVDFIRRLNKEIFLRDPSYLMIAEESTAWPGVTQSIDQGGLGFNFKWNMGWMNDTLKFFKLDPLSRSYNYRLITFTFMYMFDENFILPFSHDEVVHGKESLLGKMPGDNRYRQFANLRLMEGYRMVYPGKKLSFMGNEIGQFLEWRFYEGLEWETLSREYNLEFQDYISTLNQLYLSEKALHHYDLSAKGIIFLEADNPDESIVAFIRKGEELSDCVICIFNFTPVERHNYRLGVPLPGSYRILLNSEMKEFGGNWLYQKEIFQTEDKAHQKQDYSIELVLPSLSLLLLVPDTIDEEALAKLQAKAAKGNSQQTSNQLSKFNS
- a CDS encoding glucose-1-phosphate adenylyltransferase codes for the protein MKSEMLAMILAGGKGTRLGKLTQDIAKPAVPFGGKYRIIDFPLSNCANSGITTVGVMTQYEPLVLNDHIGNGAPWGLDVSDGGAAVLQPYSSSEGEKWFKGTANAIYQNVAFVDSHQPKYVLILSGDHIYKMNYEAMLQEHIKNEADCTVGVIPVPMEEASRFGIMNTDEAGRIVEFEEKPAEPKSNLASMGIYIFNWDLLRQYLVNDPEKMEDFSHDVIPAYLENQERLYAYSFHGYWKDVGTIDSLWEANMEFLEPNHPLNIREDTWPIFSKVAVAPPQFMSEESHVEDSMICDGTINRGSIKNSVISQNVTIGKGSLIENSVIMSGAKIGQNVEIKYAILGENAEVMDNTRFVGEVHDIQVAGYEEIIGGSEHGSK
- the glgD gene encoding glucose-1-phosphate adenylyltransferase subunit GlgD, with translation MVQNKVCAILNLTENDNDLYPLTKQRPIAMLPFACRYRLLDFALSSITYANMRSAALFIGRSGRSVYDHIRSGKPWDLDTYRGGIFTFSQMEHKQALYEAASRRGDFYDDHETFINRSHADYVYVAGSRVLANVVISDLVEALEDSDADIARLYTRVPRQMIEYHPNERLVSLDEAGYINELQVEGVTPIESDTVLYDMNMSIVPTKIMLEIIEKAESQDINQNLDDILIQFLSDYKTVGVEHHGYIANIDSINAYYQASMDMLEAEAYTELFQNKQSIYTKGHNGVPTFYAKGADVKHSQLATGCEIFGTVFHSQLFRKVVVEAEAEVSHSIILQGCKIGKGAKVSYAILDKNVTVEPGAVIEGKPDDLIVIGKHEVIKRSDF
- the glgA gene encoding glycogen synthase GlgA, with protein sequence MKVLFVSAEAAPFFKSGGLGDVSYALPKELQRQGVDIRVALPYYTLMPEKYKEDVTDLMHFTVDMGKKRAYVGIKYLQLEGLSYYFVDNLDYFDRDSLYGYGDDEERFAFFSLAVIEMMEKIDFIPNVIHVNDWQSAMIPALLVDRYHWVEAYKNIRKVLTIHNLRFQGWTDRENLKNYFNTTDSLFHDKGVRQNNRVNYLKGGINFSDIVTTVSPSYAREIQTPEFGEALDGTLRANAFKIRGIINGIDYDLNNPQTDPALVKNYSMDTVRDGKAANKAFLQERVGLEVNADRPLLAVVSRLTDQKGMQLLEAKAEELLHTTSAQFLILGTGDQRFEHSFRYFEDQYKGRFCAYIDFDTQLAQQIYAGSDLFLMPSAFEPCGLSQMISMRYGTLPLVHETGGLKDTVIPYNQFTGEGNGFSFKRFDAGDFSNMVHYALGVYYNQEEAWHYLIQHAMTRDFRWKKPAKDYLTIYQQLLNE
- a CDS encoding GDSL-type esterase/lipase family protein, coding for MTKLLFYGHSVLAKFPFAQIGDIKIDNRAVSGSIAEEGYDKLIKNNDLSEDYDTILLMYGINELWQGLGIENPTYWIEKNVEFFSQHYPKSQLILSLVMRNLSEDPSVSNVLIDRLNDKLRQFDNKYSLTYWDWQGFYDANNYCRPELTIEGVHLTQAGYQLLAEGIEKTIRRGVK
- a CDS encoding tRNA (adenine(22)-N(1))-methyltransferase, translated to MTKTLSKRLKGIANYVEKGSYIADIGSDHAHIPIYLLDQGLIKGAICSEVAQGPYERMCQAVLDNHYGDLVSCRLGNGLATLTKEDPVDTVIIAGMGGKLIHEILLAGEDILSQLDYPKLILQANIDEYLLRQWLLDKGYQIVGEEILEDAGKIYEIIAAEYVGKAPALSDSQLYLGLYTKNSNPAIFRKKWTRRQHKIESILQQMNGEALSQRRQQFSQLLAMIKQALEGDSDDQ
- a CDS encoding Nif3-like dinuclear metal center hexameric protein, which encodes MTNKVTVSDLVQYFENRFPTAYALEGDPIGLHFGSLDQEVKRVLVTLDVRPEVVEEAIAKQVDFIFSHHPVIFRPAKRLSEDDPQQAMYAKLIRHQIAVYSAHTNLDSSQPGMNDWLAERYGIENAEVFAAHYHEKNYRLVTFLPKESLPAFKEALSAYPLSVIGNYQHCFFQWTGQGSFIPVDGAQPKIGEVDQETELEEIALSLTVKEGEKEKVCDLVKKYHPYEEAVVEIYEKNNDYQSIGMGRIGELKEKISFKDYVEKIKDLSHLEGIRFVTRDDKALVHRVAVLGGAGSSYYQAAKVAGADVFITADADYHTAHDIYESGLSLIDPGHHMEAICIPYVLDELTQWSQTNHFGLTVFPSEVNTDPFHFL